One Sphingomonas endolithica DNA segment encodes these proteins:
- a CDS encoding N-acetylmuramoyl-L-alanine amidase family protein — MSLLLALLACWFAGTPGWAARVEHVEVKRDRIVVRFDEIVADASAFVLAGPNRIALDVGGARPGGRTETGGAVSAVHQASRGAQGMRLMFDLSRPTVVTQGRFGDGGRELTLELRSVDDDRFAQAAAVRQRTSFLPSLGLGGKGVRKARYEVSMPIPRASRKLALPRVYGDDDSRPLVVIDAGHGGVDPGAISPTDNRREKDVTLRIAKSIRDELLRSGRVRVALTREDDRFLVLRERYGIARKLKASLFISIHCDSVGSGTATGASVYTLSEVASDKESARLAARENKADIISGVDLGGTTTDISSILIDLTQRETMNSSASFARLLGREARPLMPLKPNFHRMASLMVLKAPDMPSILFETGYISNPQDVAFIDSSEGRGRIAESVRRAVDIHFARRLAAN, encoded by the coding sequence GTGTCGTTGCTTCTTGCCCTTCTCGCCTGCTGGTTCGCCGGCACTCCGGGCTGGGCCGCCCGGGTCGAGCATGTCGAGGTCAAGCGCGACCGCATCGTCGTGCGGTTCGACGAGATAGTCGCCGACGCCTCCGCCTTCGTGCTTGCCGGCCCCAACCGCATCGCGCTGGACGTGGGCGGCGCCCGACCGGGCGGTCGTACCGAAACCGGCGGTGCGGTGAGTGCGGTGCACCAGGCATCGCGCGGCGCGCAGGGTATGCGCCTGATGTTCGATCTGTCGCGCCCGACCGTGGTGACGCAAGGCCGCTTCGGCGATGGTGGGCGCGAACTAACGCTGGAACTGCGCAGCGTCGATGACGATCGCTTCGCGCAAGCGGCGGCGGTGCGTCAGCGCACGAGCTTCCTGCCGTCGCTCGGCCTTGGCGGCAAAGGCGTTCGTAAAGCGCGCTACGAAGTGTCGATGCCGATCCCGCGCGCCAGTCGCAAGCTCGCGCTGCCGCGCGTCTATGGCGATGACGATAGCCGTCCGTTGGTGGTGATCGATGCCGGGCATGGCGGCGTCGATCCCGGCGCGATCTCGCCGACCGACAATCGCCGCGAAAAGGACGTGACGCTGCGCATCGCCAAGTCGATCCGCGACGAACTGCTCCGCTCCGGCCGAGTGCGCGTAGCGCTGACGCGCGAGGATGACCGCTTCCTCGTGCTGCGCGAGCGCTACGGCATCGCGCGCAAGTTGAAGGCGAGCCTGTTCATCTCGATCCATTGCGACAGCGTGGGTTCGGGCACGGCCACCGGTGCCTCGGTTTACACCCTCTCGGAAGTCGCTTCGGACAAGGAATCCGCTCGGCTGGCGGCGCGCGAGAACAAGGCGGACATCATCTCGGGCGTCGATCTCGGCGGCACGACGACCGACATCTCCTCGATCCTGATCGATCTGACGCAGCGAGAGACGATGAATTCCTCGGCCAGCTTCGCGCGGCTGCTGGGCCGCGAGGCGCGACCATTGATGCCGCTCAAGCCCAACTTCCATCGCATGGCATCTTTGATGGTGCTGAAGGCGCCCGACATGCCCTCGATCCTGTTCGAGACGGGCTATATCTCCAATCCGCAGGACGTCGCCTTCATCGACTCCAGCGAGGGCCGCGGCCGCATCGCCGAAAGCGTGCGCCGCGCAGTCGACATCCATTTCGCTCGCCGGCTGGCGGCAAACTGA
- a CDS encoding DUF4952 domain-containing protein, translating into MPPGRSARRGGAARLSKACSRFKILNIRSRYPAAPPCHRSSPAKANLTAVRWVASSATFLLLCAQPATAGSPFTSGPAATSSQQRSGNVAKGCGDLLARLSRKPAELRYTGCRSFPDAQAAPMRATYDVDGGHAAAVETYLIRATGLHSLKRSCCQWDSAPASFDDDQGGQFMISMVSEETSVSRREAWSEIATFHVTVEMLTEEI; encoded by the coding sequence ATGCCACCGGGGCGATCCGCTCGACGCGGCGGTGCCGCGCGCCTGTCGAAAGCGTGCTCGCGCTTCAAGATCCTCAACATTCGCAGCCGGTACCCGGCTGCACCGCCCTGCCATCGATCGTCCCCTGCCAAGGCAAATCTCACTGCGGTGCGGTGGGTCGCGAGCAGCGCGACCTTCCTCCTGCTCTGCGCGCAACCGGCGACGGCAGGGTCACCTTTTACGAGCGGACCGGCTGCCACCAGCTCTCAGCAGCGTTCAGGCAACGTGGCGAAAGGCTGTGGGGATCTGCTCGCCCGACTGAGTCGCAAACCGGCGGAGCTCCGATATACCGGCTGCAGGTCGTTCCCCGATGCCCAGGCAGCGCCGATGCGTGCGACGTATGATGTCGATGGCGGGCATGCCGCCGCGGTCGAGACATATCTGATCCGCGCCACCGGCCTGCACTCGCTCAAGAGATCTTGCTGCCAGTGGGATTCCGCCCCTGCCAGCTTCGACGACGATCAAGGCGGGCAGTTCATGATCTCGATGGTGTCGGAAGAAACCTCAGTGAGCCGCCGCGAGGCCTGGAGCGAGATCGCGACCTTTCACGTCACCGTCGAGATGCTGACGGAGGAAATCTAG
- a CDS encoding ABC transporter permease has product MSANGFNAHGVWAIYRFEMARALRTLWQSVATPVITTSLYFVVFGGAIGSRMQSVDGVGYGSFIVPGLIMLSLLTQSIANASIGIYFPKFTGTIYELLSAPVSAMEMVLGYVGAATTKSVILGLIILATAMLFVDLPIKHPVMMLAFLVLTSVAFSLFGFIIGVWAKGFEQLNFVPALLITPLTFLGGAFYSIDMLPPAWRTVSLFNPVVYLVSGFRWSFFGQGDVGVGASLAFTFAFLLLCLGVIAWIFKTGYRMKS; this is encoded by the coding sequence ATGAGCGCGAACGGTTTCAACGCGCATGGCGTGTGGGCGATCTACCGCTTCGAGATGGCGCGCGCGCTGCGCACCTTGTGGCAGAGCGTGGCGACCCCGGTGATCACCACCTCGCTATATTTCGTCGTGTTCGGCGGCGCGATCGGCAGCCGCATGCAGTCGGTCGACGGCGTCGGCTATGGCAGCTTCATCGTGCCTGGGCTGATCATGCTCTCGCTGCTGACGCAGAGCATCGCCAATGCGTCGATCGGCATCTACTTCCCGAAATTCACGGGCACGATCTACGAGCTGCTTTCGGCGCCCGTGTCGGCAATGGAGATGGTGCTAGGCTATGTCGGCGCGGCGACGACCAAGTCGGTGATCCTGGGGCTGATCATCCTGGCCACCGCGATGCTGTTCGTCGATCTGCCGATCAAGCACCCGGTGATGATGCTCGCCTTTCTGGTGCTGACCAGCGTGGCGTTCAGCCTGTTCGGGTTCATCATCGGCGTTTGGGCCAAGGGGTTCGAGCAGTTGAACTTCGTGCCGGCGCTTCTGATCACACCGCTTACGTTCCTTGGTGGTGCGTTCTACTCGATCGACATGCTGCCGCCGGCGTGGCGCACGGTCAGCCTGTTCAACCCGGTCGTGTATTTGGTCAGCGGCTTCCGCTGGAGCTTCTTCGGGCAAGGCGATGTCGGGGTGGGCGCCAGCCTCGCGTTCACCTTCGCGTTCCTGCTGCTGTGCCTGGGCGTGATCGCCTGGATCTTCAAGACGGGCTATCGGATGAAGTCGTAA
- a CDS encoding ribonuclease E/G, whose translation MTTRMLIDARHREETRVAVVNGTRIEEFDFESSEHKQLKGNIYLAKVTRVEPSLQAAFVDYGGNRHGFLAFSEIHPDYYQIPKEDRDALLREEAEHAAEEAALRADYDDDEDELHGDAGDEHDDDDDAEIDEDSVERFEDDGGVEAEVAAEGNGEGRGRGRRKRTATDEAVEDLRERRSNLRHRYKIQDVIRRRQVLLVQVVKEERGNKGAALTSYLSLAGRYCVLMPNTSHGGGISRKISNAGDRKRLKSIMADMKLPPSMGCIVRTAGLQRTRQEIKRDFDYLARLWDGIRETTLTSSAPACVYGDSDLLKRAIRDIYNKDIDEVIVEGEEGYRQAREFMKLLMPSHARKVKHYSDAVPLFQRAHVEEQLAAMYHPVVQLKSGGYLVINPTEALVSIDINSGRSTREHSIEQTATATNLEAAQEIARQLRLRDMAGLVVIDFIDMDNGSNVRKVEKAMKDALKNDRARIQVGRISSFGLMEMSRQRLRTGVLEASTRQCPHCEGTGLVRTASSSGVSALRLIEDEAAQGRGSILTLHASMEAAFYLLNRKRDELAEIEERYGISVEVTPDGDHEGARMSVEVSGPPPAHPPRFAAPIVEIEEDYPEEIEEEFDEVEDEIEEVAEPRAPREPREGGDRPERADDANDEGGSRKRRRRRGRRGRNRPEGEEGTPRVSDDTESADEIEADGFAGDVTGEAVADDEAEFVGEQPVAANDEGGEGRRRRGRRGRRGGRRNEGERSETGTPADAADATSEGDVAAMAEAPVTEAPEPELALPAAPIEEEAPKKGRRRPRARAAEATPAIVEAAVEAAPVEEAAPVAEAEAEAPAKPKRSRRKTKPVDAPAEDAAPAEEAAVDSPAMMDVPVSEEPAPKPKRRAPRKKAAAPVEADASPEAEPAIDAPALPLVAEAAPVEADSDGDDAPAEREIDADPGEAGSPRRGWWQRTFGA comes from the coding sequence ATGACAACGCGTATGCTGATCGACGCACGCCACCGGGAAGAGACCCGCGTGGCGGTCGTCAACGGAACCCGTATCGAGGAATTTGATTTCGAATCCTCCGAGCACAAGCAGCTCAAGGGCAACATCTATCTCGCCAAGGTTACCCGTGTAGAGCCGTCGCTGCAGGCGGCGTTCGTGGATTATGGCGGCAATCGCCACGGATTCCTGGCGTTCAGCGAAATCCACCCCGATTACTACCAGATCCCCAAGGAGGATCGCGACGCGCTGCTGCGCGAAGAGGCCGAGCATGCCGCCGAGGAAGCGGCATTGCGCGCCGATTACGACGATGACGAGGACGAACTGCATGGCGACGCCGGCGACGAGCATGATGACGATGACGATGCCGAGATCGACGAAGACAGCGTCGAGCGCTTCGAGGACGATGGCGGCGTAGAGGCGGAAGTCGCCGCCGAGGGCAATGGCGAAGGCCGGGGCCGCGGTCGCCGCAAGCGCACCGCCACCGACGAGGCGGTCGAGGATCTGCGCGAGCGCCGCAGCAACCTGCGCCACCGCTACAAGATCCAGGACGTCATCCGCCGCCGACAGGTGCTGCTGGTGCAGGTCGTGAAGGAAGAACGCGGCAACAAGGGCGCGGCGCTGACCAGCTATCTGTCGCTGGCCGGCCGGTACTGCGTGCTGATGCCCAACACGTCGCATGGCGGCGGGATCAGCCGCAAGATCAGCAATGCGGGCGATCGCAAGCGGCTGAAATCGATCATGGCGGACATGAAGCTGCCCCCGTCGATGGGCTGCATCGTGCGCACCGCCGGGCTCCAGCGCACGCGCCAGGAGATCAAGCGCGACTTCGATTATCTCGCCCGCCTGTGGGACGGCATCCGCGAGACGACGCTGACGTCGTCGGCGCCGGCCTGCGTCTATGGCGACAGCGACCTGCTGAAGCGTGCAATCCGCGATATCTACAACAAGGATATCGACGAGGTGATCGTGGAGGGCGAGGAAGGCTATCGCCAGGCGCGCGAGTTCATGAAGCTGCTGATGCCGAGCCATGCGCGCAAGGTGAAGCATTATTCGGATGCCGTGCCGCTGTTCCAGCGCGCGCATGTCGAGGAACAGCTCGCCGCGATGTACCATCCGGTGGTGCAGCTGAAATCGGGCGGGTACCTGGTGATCAACCCGACCGAGGCGCTGGTGTCGATCGACATCAACTCGGGCCGTTCGACGCGCGAGCATTCGATCGAGCAGACCGCCACCGCCACCAACCTGGAAGCGGCGCAGGAAATCGCGCGCCAGTTGCGGCTGCGCGACATGGCCGGGCTGGTCGTAATCGACTTTATCGACATGGATAACGGCTCGAACGTCCGCAAGGTCGAGAAGGCGATGAAGGACGCGCTGAAGAACGATCGCGCGCGCATCCAGGTCGGCCGCATCTCCAGCTTCGGGCTGATGGAAATGAGCCGCCAGCGGCTGCGCACCGGCGTGCTGGAAGCGTCCACGCGCCAGTGCCCGCATTGCGAAGGTACCGGCCTGGTGCGTACCGCATCCTCGTCCGGCGTGTCGGCGCTGCGCCTGATCGAGGACGAAGCGGCGCAGGGCCGCGGCTCGATCCTGACGCTGCATGCCAGCATGGAAGCCGCCTTCTACCTGCTCAATCGCAAGCGCGACGAGCTGGCCGAGATCGAGGAGCGCTACGGCATCTCGGTCGAAGTGACGCCCGATGGCGATCATGAAGGCGCCCGCATGTCGGTCGAGGTCAGCGGACCGCCACCGGCACACCCACCGCGCTTCGCTGCACCGATCGTCGAGATCGAGGAGGACTATCCCGAAGAGATCGAGGAAGAGTTCGACGAGGTCGAGGACGAAATCGAGGAAGTGGCCGAGCCCCGTGCCCCGCGCGAGCCGCGCGAGGGCGGCGATCGCCCCGAGCGCGCCGACGATGCCAATGACGAGGGCGGCAGCCGCAAGCGCCGCCGCCGCCGCGGGCGTCGCGGTCGCAATCGTCCCGAGGGCGAGGAAGGCACGCCGCGTGTTTCGGACGACACCGAATCGGCCGACGAGATCGAAGCCGACGGTTTTGCCGGCGACGTGACAGGCGAAGCAGTGGCGGACGACGAGGCCGAGTTCGTCGGCGAGCAGCCGGTCGCGGCCAATGACGAAGGCGGCGAAGGCCGTCGTCGTCGCGGGCGTCGCGGTCGTCGTGGCGGTCGCCGCAACGAAGGCGAGCGCAGCGAGACTGGCACGCCGGCGGACGCGGCTGACGCCACGTCGGAGGGCGATGTGGCGGCGATGGCCGAGGCACCGGTGACCGAGGCACCGGAGCCCGAGCTGGCACTGCCCGCAGCGCCGATCGAGGAGGAAGCGCCCAAAAAGGGTCGCCGCCGCCCTCGCGCGCGCGCCGCCGAGGCCACGCCCGCCATTGTCGAGGCGGCCGTCGAAGCGGCACCGGTCGAGGAAGCCGCGCCTGTTGCCGAAGCCGAAGCCGAAGCGCCGGCCAAGCCCAAAAGGAGCCGTCGCAAGACCAAGCCGGTCGATGCGCCGGCTGAGGATGCCGCTCCGGCCGAAGAAGCCGCAGTCGACAGCCCGGCGATGATGGACGTGCCGGTCTCGGAAGAGCCTGCCCCTAAGCCGAAGCGCCGTGCACCGCGCAAGAAGGCGGCGGCACCGGTCGAGGCGGATGCCTCGCCGGAGGCAGAGCCCGCCATCGACGCGCCGGCGCTCCCGCTGGTCGCCGAGGCAGCGCCGGTCGAGGCCGACAGCGATGGCGACGATGCACCGGCCGAGCGCGAGATCGATGCCGATCCGGGCGAAGCGGGCAGCCCGCGCCGCGGCTGGTGGCAGCGTACCTTCGGCGCGTGA
- the glpX gene encoding class II fructose-bisphosphatase has translation MTTTASKVLDRVLVLEMVRVTEAAAVAASKLVGRGDEKAADAAAVEAMREALNELYMDGTVVIGEGERDEAPMLFIGEKVGSAIGKGPKIDIALDPLEGTTICATAGPNSLAVLAIAEQGGLLNAPDVYMDKIAVGPGYPEGIIDLDRTPTENICALAAAKGVEPSEIIACVLDRPRHEKLIAELRALGVGIMLIGDGDVAGVIATTNPDTTIDIYMGSGGAPEGVLAAAALRCVGGQFKGRLLFRNDDERGRAAKWGVTDLDKQYDLTELAKGDCIFAATGVTDGSLLAGVKRKGGTMTTESVVMRASSGTVRWVKGEHRL, from the coding sequence ATGACCACTACCGCCAGCAAGGTCCTCGACCGCGTTCTCGTGCTCGAAATGGTACGCGTCACCGAGGCTGCGGCCGTGGCGGCCTCCAAGCTGGTCGGGCGCGGTGACGAAAAGGCGGCCGATGCCGCCGCCGTCGAGGCGATGCGCGAGGCGCTGAACGAGCTCTACATGGACGGCACCGTGGTGATCGGCGAGGGCGAGCGAGACGAGGCGCCGATGCTGTTCATCGGCGAAAAGGTCGGCTCTGCGATCGGCAAGGGCCCGAAGATCGACATCGCGCTCGATCCGCTGGAAGGCACGACGATCTGCGCCACCGCTGGCCCCAACAGCCTGGCCGTGCTGGCGATCGCCGAACAAGGCGGGCTGCTCAACGCGCCTGACGTGTACATGGACAAGATCGCGGTCGGCCCCGGCTACCCCGAGGGCATCATCGATCTGGACCGCACGCCGACTGAGAATATCTGCGCGCTGGCGGCGGCCAAGGGCGTCGAGCCATCGGAGATCATCGCCTGCGTGCTGGATCGCCCGCGCCACGAGAAACTGATCGCCGAACTGCGTGCGCTGGGGGTCGGCATCATGCTGATCGGCGACGGCGACGTGGCGGGCGTGATCGCCACGACCAACCCGGATACGACGATCGACATCTATATGGGCTCGGGCGGGGCGCCGGAGGGCGTGCTCGCGGCCGCGGCTTTACGCTGCGTCGGCGGGCAGTTCAAGGGCCGCTTGCTGTTCCGCAACGACGACGAGCGCGGCCGTGCGGCCAAGTGGGGCGTGACCGATCTCGACAAGCAATACGACCTCACCGAACTTGCCAAGGGCGACTGCATTTTTGCCGCCACCGGCGTAACCGACGGGTCGTTGCTGGCGGGGGTGAAGCGCAAGGGCGGTACGATGACGACGGAGAGCGTGGTAATGCGCGCGTCGAGCGGCACGGTGCGCTGGGTGAAGGGAGAACATCGGCTTTGA
- a CDS encoding M48 family metalloprotease — protein MKKLVAGIAASLLLWAQPAAAQSILRDAETEAMFNDMSRPMIIAAGLSPANVRVVMINDDSINAFVAGGQTVYVHSGLLQAADNANEVQGVIAHELGHIADGHVVLQDQGTRPAIGITLLSMVVGIAAAVAGAGDAGMALMGLGQSAAMGKFLAFTRVQESTADAAGAKYLNASGVSGRGMLSFFRKLQNQEYAYGLKNIDPFAQSHPLSGQRIENLKNDLMSGASWNAKPDLALEERFKRVKAKLRGYVADPKTTLNIYPEEDHSVYAHYARAYAWHKAGYPDKADAEAAALIKADPHDPYFLEIQGQILLEAGKPVDALVPLREATVRSNNSPLIATTFGHALIATEDKANYPEAVRVLRQAVNRDQENPFAWYQLGTVYERTGDEPRALLATAERASQNGDSRTAAYSARGAMAGLPPNSRDWVRAQDIAMTAQNDMDDNPKKYRKQ, from the coding sequence ATGAAGAAACTCGTCGCGGGGATCGCGGCCTCCCTCCTGCTCTGGGCGCAACCGGCGGCGGCGCAGTCGATCCTGCGCGATGCCGAGACCGAGGCGATGTTCAACGACATGTCGCGGCCGATGATCATCGCCGCGGGATTGTCGCCCGCCAATGTCCGCGTCGTCATGATCAACGACGATTCGATCAACGCCTTCGTGGCCGGCGGCCAGACCGTCTATGTCCATTCCGGGCTGCTGCAGGCGGCCGACAATGCCAACGAAGTGCAAGGCGTGATCGCGCACGAACTCGGCCACATCGCCGATGGCCATGTCGTGCTGCAGGATCAGGGCACCAGGCCGGCGATCGGCATCACCCTGCTCAGCATGGTGGTCGGCATCGCCGCCGCGGTGGCGGGTGCCGGCGATGCGGGCATGGCGCTGATGGGGCTTGGGCAAAGCGCGGCGATGGGCAAGTTCCTGGCCTTCACGCGCGTGCAGGAATCGACCGCCGATGCCGCCGGCGCCAAATATCTCAACGCCTCGGGCGTGTCCGGGCGCGGGATGCTGTCTTTCTTCCGTAAGCTGCAGAACCAGGAATATGCCTACGGCCTGAAGAACATCGATCCGTTCGCGCAGAGCCACCCGTTGAGCGGCCAGCGTATCGAGAACCTCAAGAACGATCTGATGAGCGGCGCATCGTGGAACGCCAAGCCCGATCTCGCGCTGGAGGAACGCTTCAAACGGGTGAAGGCGAAACTGCGCGGCTATGTCGCCGATCCCAAGACGACGCTGAACATCTATCCGGAAGAGGATCACAGCGTGTACGCGCATTATGCGCGGGCCTATGCCTGGCACAAGGCGGGCTACCCCGACAAAGCCGATGCCGAGGCGGCGGCGCTGATCAAGGCCGATCCGCACGATCCCTATTTCCTCGAAATCCAGGGGCAGATCCTGCTCGAGGCGGGCAAGCCGGTCGACGCGCTGGTGCCGCTGCGCGAGGCGACGGTGCGGTCGAACAATTCGCCGCTGATCGCCACGACCTTCGGCCACGCGCTGATCGCAACCGAGGACAAGGCCAATTATCCCGAGGCGGTGCGCGTGCTGCGCCAGGCCGTGAACCGCGACCAGGAGAACCCCTTCGCCTGGTATCAATTGGGCACGGTGTACGAGCGCACCGGCGACGAGCCGCGCGCCCTGCTCGCGACCGCCGAGCGCGCCAGCCAGAATGGCGATTCGCGCACCGCCGCCTATAGCGCACGCGGCGCGATGGCTGGGCTGCCGCCCAACAGCCGCGACTGGGTGCGCGCGCAGGACATTGCGATGACCGCGCAGAACGACATGGACGACAACCCCAAAAAGTATCGCAAGCAATGA
- a CDS encoding glutaminyl-peptide cyclotransferase translates to MRALIAAIALLAAPCAAQTAIPVAPATVVKAYPHDPKAYTEGLFYQDGALYESTGEVGRSGIRKVDLATGRVLKSVAMPPPLFGEGIAAWRGQIVSLTWKDGIGFRWSLDGFRKLGSFRYPGEGWALTADADGLIMSDGTPTLRFLDPGTFKQRRTLLVTADGVPVERLNEIEYVEGEILANVWLTDRIARIDPKTGHVIGWIDLTALHQRAGVFGTDQVPNGIAWDAKARRLFVTGKEWPLLFEIAPPRSAGRR, encoded by the coding sequence ATGCGCGCGCTGATCGCCGCGATCGCGCTGCTGGCGGCGCCCTGTGCCGCGCAGACTGCGATTCCGGTCGCGCCGGCGACGGTGGTCAAGGCGTACCCGCACGATCCCAAGGCCTATACCGAAGGTCTGTTCTACCAGGACGGTGCCTTGTACGAGAGTACGGGCGAAGTCGGCCGTTCGGGCATCCGCAAGGTCGATCTCGCCACCGGTCGCGTGTTGAAGAGCGTCGCCATGCCGCCGCCTTTGTTCGGCGAAGGCATTGCGGCGTGGCGCGGGCAGATCGTCAGCCTGACCTGGAAGGACGGGATCGGCTTCCGCTGGTCGCTCGACGGGTTCCGCAAGCTCGGCAGCTTCCGCTATCCGGGCGAGGGCTGGGCGCTGACGGCCGATGCCGATGGCCTGATCATGTCGGACGGCACGCCGACGTTGCGCTTCCTCGATCCGGGCACCTTCAAGCAGCGTCGCACCTTGCTGGTCACCGCAGACGGCGTGCCGGTCGAACGGCTGAACGAGATCGAATATGTCGAGGGCGAGATCCTCGCCAATGTCTGGCTGACCGATCGCATCGCGCGGATCGATCCGAAGACCGGGCATGTGATCGGCTGGATCGATCTTACAGCGTTGCACCAGCGCGCCGGCGTGTTCGGCACCGATCAGGTTCCCAACGGCATCGCCTGGGATGCCAAGGCACGGCGTCTGTTCGTCACGGGCAAGGAGTGGCCGTTGCTGTTCGAGATCGCGCCGCCGCGTTCTGCCGGTCGCCGCTGA
- a CDS encoding CinA family protein — MVETLSPVLSERVERLTETLLQEANDAGLMLATAESCTGGLLASLLTDVDGGGHVFDRGFVVYSEHAKCELLGLAQQQIDCCGAVSRDVAVAMAEGALAASDAQVALAITGFAGPGAPGDEPGLVHFACAREGRDIAHREEHFGDIGRGGVRQACLEVALEMMVAAVR; from the coding sequence ATGGTCGAAACACTGTCCCCGGTGCTGTCCGAGCGCGTCGAGCGACTGACGGAAACCCTGTTGCAGGAAGCCAATGATGCCGGGCTGATGCTGGCCACGGCGGAGAGCTGCACTGGTGGATTGCTTGCCTCGTTGTTGACCGACGTGGATGGCGGCGGGCACGTCTTCGATCGCGGCTTCGTGGTCTATAGCGAGCATGCCAAGTGCGAGCTGCTGGGGCTCGCGCAGCAGCAGATCGATTGCTGCGGGGCGGTCAGCCGTGATGTCGCGGTCGCCATGGCGGAGGGCGCGCTGGCGGCATCGGATGCGCAGGTGGCGCTGGCGATTACCGGCTTTGCCGGGCCCGGCGCGCCCGGTGACGAGCCTGGGCTGGTCCATTTCGCCTGCGCCCGCGAAGGCCGCGACATTGCGCACCGCGAGGAGCATTTCGGCGATATCGGCCGGGGCGGCGTGCGGCAGGCTTGCCTCGAGGTGGCGCTGGAGATGATGGTGGCCGCGGTGCGGTGA
- a CDS encoding ABC transporter ATP-binding protein has translation MSIILSVAGVSKTYKSGTTALSPIDLEIEKGEIFALLGPNGAGKTTLISIICGIVTPSSGTITVVGHDAIKDFRAARRLVGLVPQELSVDMFETVLATVKFSRRLFGRSGHDAYIEEVLRDLSLWDKRDAKIMELSGGMKRRVLIAKALSHEPDILFLDEPTAGVDVSLRRDMWKLIHRLREKGTTIILTTHYIEEAEEMADRVGVIDKGKLVLVERKTELMKRLGKRQVLVSLSEPLTVVPAALDGWDVELVEDGHKLRHVFVAESDGDKDGIPALLAKLAALGIGYTDLDTHRSSLEDIFVDLVERKEAA, from the coding sequence TTGTCAATTATCCTATCCGTCGCCGGCGTCTCCAAGACGTACAAGTCCGGCACCACGGCATTGTCGCCGATCGACCTGGAAATTGAAAAAGGCGAGATCTTCGCGCTGCTCGGGCCCAACGGCGCGGGCAAGACGACGCTGATCAGCATCATCTGCGGCATCGTCACGCCCAGCAGCGGCACGATCACGGTCGTGGGGCACGACGCGATCAAGGATTTCCGCGCCGCGCGCCGCCTGGTCGGCCTGGTGCCGCAGGAATTGTCGGTCGACATGTTCGAGACGGTGCTGGCCACCGTCAAGTTCAGCCGCCGCCTGTTCGGGCGATCGGGCCACGACGCCTATATCGAGGAAGTGCTGCGCGATCTGTCGCTGTGGGACAAGCGCGACGCCAAGATCATGGAATTGTCCGGCGGCATGAAGCGCCGCGTGCTGATCGCCAAGGCGCTCAGCCATGAGCCCGACATCCTGTTCCTCGACGAGCCGACGGCGGGGGTCGACGTGTCACTGCGCCGCGACATGTGGAAGCTGATCCACCGGCTGCGCGAGAAGGGTACGACGATCATCCTCACCACGCACTATATCGAGGAGGCCGAGGAGATGGCCGACCGCGTCGGGGTGATCGACAAGGGCAAGCTCGTGCTGGTCGAGCGCAAGACCGAACTGATGAAGCGGCTGGGCAAGCGGCAGGTGCTGGTGTCGCTGAGCGAGCCGCTTACTGTCGTCCCGGCGGCGCTTGATGGCTGGGATGTCGAGCTGGTCGAGGACGGCCACAAGCTGCGCCACGTGTTCGTCGCCGAGAGCGATGGCGACAAAGACGGTATCCCGGCGCTGCTCGCCAAGCTTGCGGCATTGGGGATCGGCTATACCGATCTCGATACGCATCGCAGTTCGCTCGAAGACATCTTCGTCGACCTGGTCGAACGGAAGGAAGCGGCATGA
- a CDS encoding DsbA family protein, whose protein sequence is MNGLRNPVLLAAVLLLGAVAGGAGMWGLQRAAPGSLSGVDKARVENVVRDYVLEHPELIPQAMQRLQDGQTGKVIAANRAAILEPFDGAWAGNAKGDVTVVEYFDYNCGYCRSSLPIIAQLIERDPQVKIVFREWPILTEESGTAAKLSLAAAAQGKFKSFHDALYAGGPVSADSMAAAAKTAGLDMAKATAMSARADTEIATNRAMAQQLGMTGTPSWVIGNRVVSAALPLEELEKAVQAARGA, encoded by the coding sequence ATGAACGGGCTTCGTAATCCAGTGCTGCTGGCCGCCGTCCTCCTGCTCGGCGCGGTGGCCGGCGGGGCAGGCATGTGGGGCCTGCAGCGCGCCGCGCCCGGCTCGCTATCGGGCGTCGACAAGGCGCGGGTGGAAAATGTCGTGCGCGATTACGTGCTGGAGCATCCCGAACTCATCCCGCAGGCGATGCAGCGCTTGCAGGATGGCCAGACCGGCAAGGTCATCGCCGCCAATCGCGCGGCGATCCTGGAGCCGTTCGACGGCGCCTGGGCGGGCAATGCCAAGGGCGACGTCACCGTGGTCGAATATTTCGACTATAATTGCGGCTATTGCCGCTCCAGCCTGCCGATCATCGCGCAACTGATCGAGCGCGATCCGCAGGTGAAGATCGTGTTTCGCGAATGGCCGATCCTGACCGAGGAAAGCGGCACCGCCGCCAAGCTCAGCCTAGCCGCGGCTGCGCAGGGCAAGTTCAAGTCGTTCCACGATGCGCTCTATGCGGGTGGCCCGGTGAGTGCCGACAGCATGGCGGCCGCTGCGAAGACGGCCGGGCTCGACATGGCGAAGGCGACGGCCATGTCCGCGCGTGCCGACACGGAAATCGCCACCAACCGCGCCATGGCCCAGCAATTGGGCATGACCGGCACGCCAAGCTGGGTGATCGGCAACCGCGTGGTCTCGGCCGCACTACCGCTGGAGGAACTGGAGAAAGCGGTCCAGGCCGCGCGCGGCGCGTAA